The segment ACGACCTATACCCAGAACTTTGAACGGATGACGACAGCCGATTCCGATGATGACACCGGAAATCCAAACGACATCGCTGCCGATGGTTGGACCGGATTCGCTGCCAATTGGCTAGGCGAACCCGCTGATCGAACTCAAAATGACAAGGCGCCGCTGTTCAGTTACGGAACCTTTCCCGCCCCCAACGGGGGACCAGGATTTTCGGGTATAGCAGACAACGCATCCCAAGATGGACAAGGTACTGGGCCACAGGGCGCCCGACACCTCAACATCTACAATGACTACAACGAAGTAAAAGCCCACGGGAGTAATAAATTTTGGCTCGATGCAATTGTGTTTCGAGATAACCCTGTCGCAGTCGGAGATAGCGGGAAGACGTGGGATTTCAAGTTTGATTACAAGGCTAACGCCGCGAAAGGCGGAACGCTCTCACCGGGCGGGAAGTCGAAGACGTTTGCGTTCGTGAAGGTATTAAAATCAAGCGACAATTCTTATGGAACCATGGCCGCTTTTGAATTTGAAACAACCTCCGCAAGCAAATCAGATTGGGCAAGTCACACGATCAGGATCCCCATTCGCAAGGAATTTGAGGGAGAGCTTTTGCAGTTTGGATTTCGTTCGGAAGCCCAAAACGGGGAGCCATCAGGTGTGTTGTATGACAACATCAGCTTTCGCAAGGCAGTGGAAGAACCCACGCCCGGCAAAAAGTAAAATCAACCAAGTCGCCCTGACGTTCTGAATCGCGGCAACCTGCGCGAGAGCTGAATCAGATGGCGTTGCCTGCAATTCGGTTTTCGCCCAACCGGGCAAACCGCGCGGTGACAAGAGTTGGGTCGAGCCCATTGCGAGTTGTCTCAATTTTGAATCGACAATCCAGCCACGTGGCCCTAAACGCGTTCCTTACCCAAGACCGATCACAAAAAGGACCGCTCTCTTTGACTGGACCAAGAAAAATGATCCTGATAAAAACGTTGCTAGCCGTGACTGGCCTGTTTGTTTCGGGGCTCGCGACCGCAGGTGAGCGTCCTAATGTTCTGCTGATCGTGGCCGACGATTTGAATTGTGCGATTGGTCCTTACGGCGACCAGGCCGCGATCACTCCGAACTTGGACCGGCTTGCTGAACGAGGCTTGGTTTTCAAAAACGCTTATTGTCAGCAGGCGGTTTGCAATCCGTCGCGATCGTCGTTTCTGACGGGTTTACGGCCAGACACGGTTGGGGTCGACGACCTGCGAAAGGGATTTCGTGACACGGCGGCTGGCGGCGAGACTCTGATCACGCTGCCGCAGCATTTCAAAAACCATGGCTATTTCTGCCAAGACATCGGCAAGATTTTTCACAATATGAGCGAAACTCAGGACCGTCGGTCGTGGTCCATCGACGAGGTCCTGCATAAGGGGACGCATGCTGCCGACACGGTGTACACCAATACGCCGGCGGCACTGCGGAAGGTCAAGATTACTAAAGCACCCGTCACCGAATCACTCGACGTACCTGACACGGCTTATCGTGACGGTCAGATCGCCAACTTGGCTGCCGCGATGCTGCGCGACTACCCGGCCGATGGCCAGCCATTCTTTCTTGCGGTTGGATTCTGGCGTCCCCATCTGCCGTTTGTGGCACCCAAGAAGTATTGGGACCAGTTCGATCCCAAGCAGATTCCATTGCCCGAACCCGCGATCGCCCCCGTCGATGTCCCGGCCATTGCGATGCACGATTCGAGAGAGATTCGCGGTTACGGCGGGACTCCAAGCAACCGGGCTTTCACCACGGAAGAAATCCGACACTATCGTCACGGATACTACGCATCGATTTGTTTCATGGACGCCCAGATCGGCGAGATCTTGGACGCACTGGATGAAGGCGGTCATCAGAATGACACGATCGTCGTCTTCACGTCGGATCACGGATTTCACATCGGCGAACAATCGCTGTGGGGCAAAACTAGCAACTTTGAACTGGACGCCAGAGTACCACTGATTGTGGCTGATCCCGTCCATCCATCCGGACACGGCAAAGCAACCAATTCGCTCGCCGAACTGGTCGACCTTTACCCGACATTGGCATCACTGGCCGGAAGCGATGGTGATCTCAACAAGCAGCTCGAAGGCGAAAGTTTAGCTCCGGTGATTGCTACGCCCATGGCGTCAGTGAAGGACGCGGCATTCACCCAGCATCAACAACCTTTCTACGGCCCGGAAACAAACTGGAAAGCCTGGGGCTATTCGATACGCACATCCGCGTGGCGTTACACAGAATGGCGAGCCATCGATGACGGCAAGGTCATCGGGCGGGAATTGTACGACCACACCAACGATCCCCTTGAATCCAGGAACGTTGCCGCTTCCTACCCGGACGTGGTTGATACTCATTCGGCGAAGCTCGCAAAGCAGTTTCCTTTTTAAGCGAGCGGCGAGTCAATTGCAAATGACTAAGCGGGGCCATGGTGTCTTGGCCCTGCGCTGCCCAAAAAAGGTAACCCTTTCCTAACCGACCAATTCGTCAGACTGCTTGACGAACTCATCACCGTCCCAATGTTCATCGCGTAGCAGTCCGGCCTTTTCCCTTGCCGCCGCTTTGCGGGCCTTCGCCTTGGCTTGACGTTCGACAAGGTCGGTATGAGTGGTGATGTAAGGCAATGACTTGCCTTTGAAATCATCGATCGTTTCAAAGCCATGACGCTGCATGAACGCCAGTAACTGATCGGACATTTTTTGGACCAACTTGTATCCGTGCAACATCACGCCGGTGCAAACCTGAACTGTATCGGCACCCAAAAGAATGAACTCGGCCGCGTCCTCACCGGTTTCGATTCCACCGATGCCGGACAACGAACGGCCGGGAAATTCATCTCGAATCAGCGTGGCGATTTCCATGTTCATCCGCAGCGAAATCGGCTTGATCGCCTTGCACGAATATCCGCCGGGCGTGCTGTAACCTTCCACCGTTGGCATCGGACGCAGCGTATCCAAATCGACTCCGATGACGCTTCGAATCGTGTTGATCGCCGAGATCCCATCGATGCCCGCCGACAAACAGGCACGCGAGACATCTTCGATGCTGGTCACATTGGGCGTCATCTTTGCCCACACTGGCAACTTGGTTGCAGACCGCACCCACGTACAGACTTCGTGCAGGATGTCTGGATTGACGCCCATGGCCGAACCCATTTTGCGCTCGGGCAATCCATGCGGACAGGAAAAGTTGCACTCGAACATGTCGACGCCGGCTGCTTCGCAGCGCTCGATCATTTCGAACCAGCGATCTTTGTTGAACTCTTCCATGACCGAGGCAATCAAGACCCGGTCGGGATGTTGGTCCTTGATTTTTTTGAATTCGTCAAGCCACTGGTCAAACGGCATCGTCGAAATCAGTTCGATGTTTTCCCAGCCATAGGGTTGCCCGTCGCTTCCTTTGAGCCGCCCATAGCGGGGAGCGACGTTGATGATTTTAGAAGCATCGAGGCTAAGTGTTTTTGCGGACGCTCCCCCCCAACCATCGGCAAATGAGCGGCATATCACTCGCGCATTGGTCCCCGGCGGCCCCGACGCGATCACGAAGGGGTTGGGGAAGGTGACGCCATTGACGGTCGTTTCCAGGGTTGGCATGGGGTTCGATTCTCTGCAATTTGTTCATTTCGGCCGCAGTCGGTTGTACCAACTGCGGCCTCTAGTCTACACCGCCTGTGGCAAAGCCCCCCATGGGCCGACCAGCTCTACAGATCCGTAATCGCGTCGTACGTTTCAGGGCGACGGTCGCGGAAAAACTGCCAGGTATTGCGAACATCGCGGATCAGATCCAAATCCATGTCGGCGATCACAATGTCCGTTTCAGTGCGTTTTTCGCTCTGGGCGATGAACTGGCCGCGGGGGTCACAGAAATAGCTCTGACCGTAGAATTCGCCAATATTCCACGGTGCTTCAAGACCGGGCCGATTGATCGCTCCGACAAAATACTGATTGGCGACCGCGTGAGCCGGTTGTTCAAGTTTCCACAGATACTCGCTCAATCCCGCCACCGTTGCGCTGGGATTGAACACGATTTCCGCTCCACCCAATCCGAGACAGCGAGCGCCCTCGGGAAAGTGCCGGTCGTAGCACAGATAAACCCCGACCTTGCCGACCGCGGTATCAAACACCGGATAGCCGAGATTGCCGGGACGAAAATAGAACTTTTCCCAAAACCCGGGTTCGCAGTGCGGCAGATGCATTTTGCGAAACTTGCCGAGGTAGGAACCATCGGCATCAATGACGGCGGCAGTGTTGTAATAGACGCCCGTCATGTCTTCTTCGTAGACCGGAACGACCATTACCATTTTGTGCTTTTTGGCCTGCTGCATCATCAACTGGATCGTCGGCCCGTCGGGCACCCGTTCAACCATGCTGTACCATTTCATGTCCTGTTCGGCGCAAAAGTACGGGCCATAGAACAGTTCTTGCAAACAGCAGACCTGAGCCCCTTGCCCGGCGGCATCGGCGATCAACTCAATATGCTTGTCGATCATCGCTTGCTTGATCTTTGCCGGCTCGGACGTGGCCGGTTCGCAAAGTTTGGTTTGAATCAAAGCGCCTCGCACCATTCGCGACATCTAAACGTCCTCAGACTGACAAAACAAGGGTTTCGGGTTGGTTCACGCAGAATAGCGAAGCTTAACACGAAGCCATTCCGCCTGTAACTCGTGCCGAGGCGAGCTGGCTAAGGCATCGAGTTCAGCGTATCAAGTCAACGCGTTTTGGTCACCGCATGATCGGCCCGATCCGACACAACCCGTCCCAGGATTTGCGACCTACGGATCGGTCCAAAGTCGCGACTGTCGATCGAGATGGGCACGTTGTCGCCAAGGACAAAGTACTCATGTTCATCAAGTGTCAGCGGATAGATGCTGCGGTCGTCGCGGCGGCGGATTCGATAGAGAATCGGGCGATCGATTGACAAACTTGCCACCGCTGCCGAACCCGACACCAACCGGATCGCAACGGGCGACTCCGGTGCAACGACCGGTAACAAACCAGCATACGTTTTAGCATTGATGCTATCGGGCCTCGCTTCGAATGGTGAACCGGAAACCAGACGGACATCTACGTAGGTTTGACGGTGCGAAACGACTCGTAAAATCGCTTCCTTAGAAGCTTCGATGACCTCGCCGCGAACGATCAGTTGGCTGACTGGCTCGAGCGGCCGAGCAAGCCCTAAATTGACGCTATAATCATCCCATACCGGACTCGGACGACCGTGGTCGTGGACGCTTTGGTGATAATAGACGCACCAATCCGGATCGCTGGCGTCGAACTGCCAATGACGATCGGGGGTGCGGGCGCTGGGCAGCCAGTGTGACTTTTGGCGGTGGTCATCCAGATCGACGGGCAGCTCTGCCTCGCTGAGAATCGGTTGTTCGCCGACCAGGATCTTGAGTCCGTCCAGGCTGACTGTCTCGCCTGGAATGGCGACGATCCGTTTGATGTTACGACGACCGTCTCGGATGAATGCGACCAAGTCATGTCGCTGGTACGCAAGTGCCGGTTGGACTTCGACTTGATCTTGAGGATTTCGGCTGCTTGCTCGTACCGGATTTCCGCAGTGCCAGCACTTCCCATAATCTGCTTGAGACGTGTCCACGGGCCAGACGAGCCCGCAATCCGGACAGGATACTTGCCAGGTTTCGCCCAGCAGCGTGGGGGCCATCGACGCGCCCTCAATTGCAAAACGGCGTGATCCTGCCGACTTTGATCGTAAAATCGCAGCCGTGACTAGCAAAACCGCCACCAGGAGGACGACTAACACCAACTTGACGATTCGACGCGATTGGCCCTGATCTAACAACAAAAAAAGCTTCCCGCTATACTTCCCCATCGCTGTCGGCACCCGATGCCGGCTCGCCGATCCATTGTAGCGTTCGTTGACCTGTGACTCATTGACCTGTGACCCGTTGACCTATGACCGAATCGACCTCATCCGTTTCTGAACGCACTTCGCCAATCGCCACCCGAGGACGAATGGGCCGAGTTGCGGGGGTTCGCGTCGCTGCCACAGGATCGTACGTCCCTGACCAGATTGTCACGAACGAGGACTTGGCGGCGCTGGGATGCGACAGTGAATGGATTGTGCGGCGAACCGGAATTCACCAGCGCCGCCGTGCAGCCGACGACCAGGCAACCAGCGATCTGTGCTACGAAGCCGCGATCCGTTGCATGGACGAAGCCGACGTCAAAGCCGACGACATTGACTTGATCATCGTCGCCACAATCACGCCTGACCATCAGACACCATCAACCGCATGTCACCTGCAGCGTCGACTCGGTGCGACGGCGCCGGCGATGGATGTCAATGCAGCCTGCGCGGGATTCATGTACGCGATGATTACCGCAGCACAATTCATCGCGGCCGGAAACAACAAGTGCGTGCTTGTCGTCGGCGCGGATTTGATGAGCCGCACCGTTAACCCCGATGACAAAAAGACTTACCCACTATTTGGCGACGCTGCCGGCGCGGTGCTACTGATCGCCGATGAAAAAAACACCGAGGGCATTCTGTCCTATCAAGTTGGCAGCGAAGGTTGCGGCGGCGACATGCTATGCATTCCCGCCGGTGGAACACGCACACCGCTTACACCAAAAATCTATGACGATGGACTGCAATACTTGACGATGGACGGCCGCAACGTCTTCAAATGGGCGGTTCGAGTATTCGACGAAAGCGCCAAGAACGTTCTGGCCGACGCCGGTATCAAGTCCGAACAACTGTCGATGGTGATCCTGCATCAAGCCAACCAACGGATCATCGACTCGGCAGTTTCAGATCTAAACGTCTCGCCTGAAAAAGTCTTCGTCAACCTGGACCGATACGGCAACACGTCGGGCGCCAGCATTCCACTGGCGATCGACGAAGCCGTCCGCGGTGGAAAGATGAAACGCGGCGACCTGGTGCTGCTTTGTGGTTTCGGCGCCGGCCTGGCCTGGGGCACGGCGCTGATGCGTTGGTAGGCAATCGGCTGGTCGGTTTCGTTTCGAAGCTTGAAACGATACCGATAACCAAACGGGTGCCCTTTAAAACAAACGGTTCAGTCCGTTCAGCGCGGCCACTCGATACGCCTCGGCCATCGTTGGATAGTTGAACGTCGTTTCAACAAAGTACGTCACGGTATTCTGGCCGCCCGGCTGACTCATGATCGCTTGGCCGATGTGCACGATCTCGGACGCGTTGGCACCAAAGCAATGCACGCCGAGAATTTCCAGCGTGTCACGATGGAAAAGCAGCTTCAGCATGCCGGTCGTTTGCCCAGTGATCTGAGCACGCGCAAGGCTCTTGAACTGAGCTTGGCCGACTTCGTACGGAATGCAGGATTCCGTCAACTCGCGTTCCGTCTTGCCAACGCTACTGATTTCAGGACTGGTGTAGATTCCGGTGGGGATATCGTGCAGTCGCAGGTTACCATCGGCTTGACCCAAGATGTGCATGCCGGCGGCTCGCCCCTGGGTGTAGGCGGCGCTTGCCAGTGATGGAACACCGATCACGTCGCCAACCGCATAGATATGCGGAACGACGGACTGAAAATGCTCATCGACTTGGATCTGTCCGCGGTTGTTGGCGACGACTTCAAGATTTTCGAGTCCCAGATCGTCTGTATTTCCGCTGCGCCCGTTCGCCCACAGCAGCACGTCGGACTTCACTCGCTTGCCGCTTTTTAGTTCC is part of the Rubripirellula reticaptiva genome and harbors:
- the preA gene encoding NAD-dependent dihydropyrimidine dehydrogenase subunit PreA, giving the protein MPTLETTVNGVTFPNPFVIASGPPGTNARVICRSFADGWGGASAKTLSLDASKIINVAPRYGRLKGSDGQPYGWENIELISTMPFDQWLDEFKKIKDQHPDRVLIASVMEEFNKDRWFEMIERCEAAGVDMFECNFSCPHGLPERKMGSAMGVNPDILHEVCTWVRSATKLPVWAKMTPNVTSIEDVSRACLSAGIDGISAINTIRSVIGVDLDTLRPMPTVEGYSTPGGYSCKAIKPISLRMNMEIATLIRDEFPGRSLSGIGGIETGEDAAEFILLGADTVQVCTGVMLHGYKLVQKMSDQLLAFMQRHGFETIDDFKGKSLPYITTHTDLVERQAKAKARKAAAREKAGLLRDEHWDGDEFVKQSDELVG
- a CDS encoding S26 family signal peptidase, with protein sequence MLVVLLVAVLLVTAAILRSKSAGSRRFAIEGASMAPTLLGETWQVSCPDCGLVWPVDTSQADYGKCWHCGNPVRASSRNPQDQVEVQPALAYQRHDLVAFIRDGRRNIKRIVAIPGETVSLDGLKILVGEQPILSEAELPVDLDDHRQKSHWLPSARTPDRHWQFDASDPDWCVYYHQSVHDHGRPSPVWDDYSVNLGLARPLEPVSQLIVRGEVIEASKEAILRVVSHRQTYVDVRLVSGSPFEARPDSINAKTYAGLLPVVAPESPVAIRLVSGSAAVASLSIDRPILYRIRRRDDRSIYPLTLDEHEYFVLGDNVPISIDSRDFGPIRRSQILGRVVSDRADHAVTKTR
- a CDS encoding nitrilase-related carbon-nitrogen hydrolase, with the protein product MIQTKLCEPATSEPAKIKQAMIDKHIELIADAAGQGAQVCCLQELFYGPYFCAEQDMKWYSMVERVPDGPTIQLMMQQAKKHKMVMVVPVYEEDMTGVYYNTAAVIDADGSYLGKFRKMHLPHCEPGFWEKFYFRPGNLGYPVFDTAVGKVGVYLCYDRHFPEGARCLGLGGAEIVFNPSATVAGLSEYLWKLEQPAHAVANQYFVGAINRPGLEAPWNIGEFYGQSYFCDPRGQFIAQSEKRTETDIVIADMDLDLIRDVRNTWQFFRDRRPETYDAITDL
- a CDS encoding sulfatase, which codes for MILIKTLLAVTGLFVSGLATAGERPNVLLIVADDLNCAIGPYGDQAAITPNLDRLAERGLVFKNAYCQQAVCNPSRSSFLTGLRPDTVGVDDLRKGFRDTAAGGETLITLPQHFKNHGYFCQDIGKIFHNMSETQDRRSWSIDEVLHKGTHAADTVYTNTPAALRKVKITKAPVTESLDVPDTAYRDGQIANLAAAMLRDYPADGQPFFLAVGFWRPHLPFVAPKKYWDQFDPKQIPLPEPAIAPVDVPAIAMHDSREIRGYGGTPSNRAFTTEEIRHYRHGYYASICFMDAQIGEILDALDEGGHQNDTIVVFTSDHGFHIGEQSLWGKTSNFELDARVPLIVADPVHPSGHGKATNSLAELVDLYPTLASLAGSDGDLNKQLEGESLAPVIATPMASVKDAAFTQHQQPFYGPETNWKAWGYSIRTSAWRYTEWRAIDDGKVIGRELYDHTNDPLESRNVAASYPDVVDTHSAKLAKQFPF
- a CDS encoding beta-ketoacyl-ACP synthase III, with the protein product MTESTSSVSERTSPIATRGRMGRVAGVRVAATGSYVPDQIVTNEDLAALGCDSEWIVRRTGIHQRRRAADDQATSDLCYEAAIRCMDEADVKADDIDLIIVATITPDHQTPSTACHLQRRLGATAPAMDVNAACAGFMYAMITAAQFIAAGNNKCVLVVGADLMSRTVNPDDKKTYPLFGDAAGAVLLIADEKNTEGILSYQVGSEGCGGDMLCIPAGGTRTPLTPKIYDDGLQYLTMDGRNVFKWAVRVFDESAKNVLADAGIKSEQLSMVILHQANQRIIDSAVSDLNVSPEKVFVNLDRYGNTSGASIPLAIDEAVRGGKMKRGDLVLLCGFGAGLAWGTALMRW